The Caldanaerobius fijiensis DSM 17918 genome includes a region encoding these proteins:
- a CDS encoding BaiN/RdsA family NAD(P)/FAD-dependent oxidoreductase translates to MKKYDAIVIGGGPAGLFAAINLSGGSRSVLILEKNQKPGKKLLLTGGGQCNLTHTGDVSELLKHYGDGAKFLKTALFSFSNTDLMHFFNKRKLKLITEEDGKVFPASKKAEDVLNVLLRECDKNGVEIECGTPVKHVEKSDDGFYIFTDIKKYLGKNLIIATGGMSYPKTGSTGDGYAFAKYFGHTINQVRPALTPLYVKDFVLKDLAGISFEDLCLSLWRDGKKVREFSGDVLITHRGISGPGVLNNSKYVDAGDVIKINFMNTNPERFRADFVETVAKNGGLTVKSILRKYPIPRRLADKILQLAGIPDEMTCANLKKEYRKRLVEMLTEFPIEVEKPGDFNVAMITKGGISLREVKPTSMESRLVKGLYFAGEILDIDGDTGGYNLQAAFSTGYLAARSILQNTHEIML, encoded by the coding sequence ATGAAAAAATACGACGCAATAGTTATAGGAGGAGGACCAGCGGGTCTCTTTGCTGCAATAAACTTATCTGGAGGAAGTAGAAGTGTTCTCATTCTGGAGAAAAATCAAAAGCCGGGTAAAAAGCTTTTATTGACAGGAGGAGGACAATGCAATTTAACCCATACAGGAGATGTATCTGAGTTATTGAAGCACTATGGAGATGGTGCAAAATTCTTAAAAACTGCACTATTCAGCTTTTCTAACACGGATCTTATGCATTTTTTTAATAAAAGGAAACTTAAACTTATAACTGAAGAAGATGGAAAAGTCTTTCCGGCATCAAAAAAAGCAGAAGATGTATTAAATGTACTTTTAAGAGAGTGTGATAAAAATGGTGTAGAGATAGAGTGCGGTACACCAGTAAAACACGTTGAAAAGAGTGATGATGGCTTTTATATTTTTACTGATATTAAAAAATATCTAGGCAAAAATCTTATAATAGCTACCGGCGGCATGTCGTATCCAAAAACGGGTTCCACGGGAGATGGCTATGCTTTTGCAAAATATTTTGGACATACCATAAACCAAGTAAGGCCAGCATTGACTCCTTTGTATGTTAAGGATTTTGTCTTGAAGGATTTGGCTGGCATTTCTTTTGAGGATTTGTGTCTTTCATTGTGGAGGGATGGCAAAAAAGTAAGAGAGTTTTCAGGAGACGTCCTTATAACTCATAGAGGAATATCTGGGCCGGGCGTGCTTAACAATTCCAAATATGTGGATGCTGGCGATGTTATAAAAATTAATTTTATGAATACCAATCCCGAAAGATTCAGAGCTGATTTTGTTGAGACTGTGGCTAAAAACGGTGGGTTAACTGTAAAAAGTATTTTAAGGAAATATCCAATACCGAGAAGATTAGCGGATAAGATTTTACAGTTGGCTGGTATCCCTGATGAAATGACATGCGCAAACCTTAAGAAAGAATACAGAAAAAGGCTTGTTGAGATGCTGACTGAATTTCCTATAGAAGTAGAAAAACCAGGAGATTTTAATGTGGCAATGATCACTAAAGGTGGGATTTCTTTAAGGGAAGTAAAGCCAACCAGCATGGAGTCTCGCCTTGTAAAGGGATTATACTTTGCAGGAGAGATACTGGATATAGATGGAGATACAGGCGGCTATAATTTACAAGCGGCATTTTCTACAGGATACCTTGCTGCTCGCTCTATATTACAAAATACACATGAAATTATGTTATAA
- a CDS encoding L-lactate dehydrogenase codes for MDAIASHKIAIVGTGFVGSTTAFALSISGIAPEIALIDINAKKAEGEAMDLNHGMAFIPPANIYNGDYSACSEAGMIIIAAGANQKPGETRLDLVKKNTAIFKDMIPKLLKYNDKAIYLIVTNPVDILTYVTLKVSGLPENQVIGSGTVLDSSRFKFLLGRLCGIDPRNVHAYIIGEHGDTEVAAWSLTNVAGSPFTEYCNFCQKGCHDSEKKAIVDEVKNAAYKIIERKSATYYAVALAVRRIVECVFRDENSILTVSTLLKGQYGVRDICLSLPTIVGNTGVKRILEMPLSEDEINSFINSANTLKEVISTLNL; via the coding sequence ATGGATGCAATAGCATCACACAAAATTGCAATAGTTGGAACCGGATTTGTAGGTTCAACCACAGCTTTTGCATTATCTATAAGCGGTATAGCTCCTGAAATCGCCCTTATCGACATAAACGCTAAAAAGGCAGAGGGTGAAGCCATGGACCTGAATCACGGAATGGCTTTTATCCCACCAGCAAATATATACAATGGCGACTATTCCGCTTGTAGTGAGGCAGGAATGATTATTATAGCAGCAGGGGCAAACCAAAAACCAGGTGAAACACGGTTAGACCTGGTTAAAAAAAATACAGCCATTTTTAAAGACATGATACCAAAATTGCTTAAATACAATGACAAAGCCATTTACCTGATAGTTACAAACCCTGTAGACATACTGACATACGTGACATTAAAAGTATCTGGCCTCCCGGAAAATCAAGTCATTGGCTCCGGTACTGTGCTGGACAGTTCTCGATTCAAATTCCTCCTAGGAAGGCTTTGCGGCATTGACCCCAGAAATGTCCATGCATACATAATCGGAGAACACGGGGATACTGAAGTAGCCGCCTGGAGCCTGACAAACGTAGCAGGGTCTCCTTTTACAGAATATTGCAATTTCTGTCAAAAAGGTTGCCATGATTCAGAAAAAAAAGCCATTGTGGATGAAGTAAAAAACGCCGCATACAAGATCATCGAACGAAAGAGCGCCACATATTATGCAGTTGCCCTTGCTGTCAGAAGAATTGTTGAATGCGTATTTAGAGATGAAAACTCCATACTCACCGTGTCGACTCTTTTAAAAGGCCAGTATGGTGTAAGAGATATATGCCTAAGCCTTCCAACAATTGTAGGTAATACAGGGGTTAAAAGGATACTGGAAATGCCTTTAAGTGAAGATGAAATAAATTCTTTTATAAATTCGGCTAATACTCTAAAAGAAGTGATATCAACCTTAAATCTATAA
- a CDS encoding MBL fold metallo-hydrolase: MHITILGNNGPFAGPGKACSGYLIEEGDTCLLIDLGNGVLERYLSLRKLEDINAIILSHLHNDHIGDMFILRYALELSGITNVPVYIPESPDGIIQSQNVKGVFDLRPINALTRFGNIEFKTMRTIHPVETYAISFKCSGKKCTYTSDTSYFEELKEFAMGSDILICESGLLRNQKKEDSVHLTAYEAGCIARDARVKSLYLTHFYPFQDPKRYLEEAREVFKDSFIAGDFLRLEV, from the coding sequence TTGCATATAACGATATTGGGCAACAATGGGCCATTTGCAGGTCCGGGTAAGGCGTGTTCAGGATACCTTATAGAAGAAGGGGATACTTGCCTGCTTATAGATCTCGGTAACGGAGTTCTTGAAAGGTACCTGTCGCTTAGGAAATTAGAGGATATAAATGCAATCATCTTGTCGCACCTGCATAATGACCACATAGGTGATATGTTTATTTTGAGGTACGCCTTAGAGCTTAGCGGTATAACAAACGTTCCTGTTTATATTCCTGAATCGCCAGATGGGATAATACAGTCGCAAAATGTAAAAGGCGTATTTGACTTGAGACCCATCAATGCTCTGACGCGATTTGGCAATATAGAGTTTAAGACGATGAGGACCATACATCCTGTAGAGACCTATGCCATATCCTTTAAATGCAGTGGTAAGAAATGCACATATACCTCCGATACGTCTTATTTTGAAGAGCTGAAGGAGTTTGCCATGGGTTCTGATATCCTCATATGTGAGTCAGGGCTGCTAAGAAACCAAAAGAAGGAAGATTCTGTACACCTAACGGCTTATGAGGCAGGCTGTATAGCCAGGGATGCACGGGTAAAATCGTTGTACCTTACCCACTTTTACCCTTTTCAAGATCCGAAGAGATATCTGGAAGAGGCCAGGGAAGTATTTAAGGATTCTTTCATTGCAGGGGATTTCTTGAGGCTTGAAGTCTAA
- the lspA gene encoding signal peptidase II encodes MLELFIVILIIVIDQVSKYFARIYLRPVKTIPVIDNFFHLTYVENRGAAFGILQNQLWFFIVITIMVGFALIYMMISMPEKNKHIKLILAMILGGAIGNFIDRIRLGYVVDFLDFKIWSYIFNVADSFIVIGAILLGGIMLLRKENQ; translated from the coding sequence ATGTTAGAATTGTTCATAGTTATTTTGATTATAGTGATTGACCAGGTATCAAAATATTTTGCAAGAATCTATTTAAGGCCAGTTAAGACTATTCCCGTTATTGATAATTTTTTTCACCTTACATATGTAGAAAATCGCGGTGCGGCTTTTGGAATATTGCAGAATCAATTATGGTTTTTTATCGTAATTACTATTATGGTGGGATTTGCGTTGATTTATATGATGATTTCTATGCCGGAGAAAAATAAGCATATTAAACTTATTTTAGCTATGATATTGGGTGGGGCTATAGGCAATTTTATAGACCGCATAAGGCTGGGATATGTAGTAGATTTTTTGGACTTTAAGATATGGTCTTATATTTTTAATGTAGCTGATTCATTTATAGTAATAGGTGCAATATTACTAGGTGGTATAATGTTATTAAGGAAGGAAAATCAATGA
- a CDS encoding Spo0E family sporulation regulatory protein-aspartic acid phosphatase, with protein MDELQLKKEIANLREELDKFISGPKDKEYSRRLLQLSQKLDALIMAYYKQYKGKLYS; from the coding sequence ATGGATGAACTACAGCTTAAAAAAGAGATTGCCAATTTAAGAGAGGAACTGGATAAGTTTATATCCGGTCCTAAAGACAAAGAATATTCAAGAAGGTTGTTGCAGTTAAGTCAAAAATTGGACGCATTAATTATGGCATATTACAAACAGTATAAGGGGAAATTATACAGTTAA
- a CDS encoding IS200/IS605 family accessory protein TnpB-related protein, with protein sequence MEGNKLIHAEFIDTNNIDEIRYKRLIKITQHQRLSGKPTKGVHSDKKLWKSIHNMNNDTAHKVSRKIVNLATAYNCSVIIFEKLSGFKAEKKQSRAKKLNLKLNYWMYGKIIEYTKYKAYAEGILTVEVNPFMTSQICYRNELAGERFSPADIKGKSLIMFSDGSILNADFNGSMNLHRKFWGTFPSLKGRKIKEERKEIKKEIERFINKTLQQCRVAHIQDTVA encoded by the coding sequence ATGGAAGGCAATAAGCTAATACATGCGGAATTCATCGATACAAACAACATAGATGAAATAAGATATAAACGTTTAATTAAGATAACACAGCATCAGAGATTATCGGGTAAACCAACGAAAGGGGTACATTCAGACAAAAAGCTGTGGAAATCGATACACAACATGAACAACGATACTGCACATAAAGTGTCAAGAAAGATAGTCAACCTTGCGACAGCTTATAACTGCTCAGTAATTATCTTTGAAAAATTAAGTGGTTTCAAAGCAGAGAAAAAACAATCGAGAGCGAAGAAACTCAATCTGAAGCTTAACTACTGGATGTACGGGAAAATAATCGAATATACAAAGTATAAGGCATATGCAGAAGGAATACTTACAGTAGAAGTCAATCCGTTCATGACAAGCCAGATATGCTACAGAAATGAGTTAGCGGGTGAGAGGTTCTCACCAGCGGATATAAAAGGCAAATCGTTGATCATGTTTTCTGATGGAAGCATACTCAATGCAGATTTTAACGGCAGTATGAACTTACACAGAAAGTTTTGGGGAACATTTCCGTCGTTGAAAGGTAGAAAAATCAAAGAAGAAAGAAAAGAAATTAAAAAGGAGATAGAAAGATTTATCAACAAAACCCTACAGCAATGCAGGGTAGCACATATACAAGACACGGTTGCATGA
- the ptsP gene encoding phosphoenolpyruvate--protein phosphotransferase yields MKVYRGISASPGIALGCVYVYSHKDIDKYSYKPLNPRAELKRFETALKISKKQIKKLNSKISKHLGEEDSRIIDIQMHFLEDEVFIGEVTQLISTGMSAVEAVKKVLKEYEETLLKSGDEYFKERCIDIRDIGYRIISNILGIKNELGSLDKNVILVANDLTPSDTAQLDKSKILGIITDTGGLTSHTAILARALGIPAIVGLKDFSLKVHEDDEVIIDSENSIVILEPDEATKAEYLRKKQAYENKKQEILVLKDVKAVTKDGVQVTIDANVGTPEEVAKALEYGAEGIGLLRSEFLYINRFDFPSEDEQFEAYRYVVQTMKGKPVTIRTFDIGGDKDFPYIDLKRENNPYLGMRGLRFSLANIPVFKAQLKAILRASAYGPVGMMFPMVSDVREVIACLDIVNDVKKELIDERKDFDRNVKIGIMIEVPSAALTIDRFIDFVDFFSIGTNDLTQYTLAVDRSNENVADYYIPLHPSVLKLIGMVQDVVQKSGKKLSICGELAAFKDGIFALLKQGIRVFSMSPVSIPDVKKYISEITLE; encoded by the coding sequence GTGAAGGTATACAGGGGCATTAGTGCATCTCCGGGAATTGCCTTGGGTTGTGTTTATGTTTATTCCCATAAAGACATAGATAAATATTCGTATAAGCCTTTGAATCCTAGGGCTGAGCTTAAAAGATTTGAGACGGCATTGAAGATTTCAAAAAAGCAGATAAAAAAACTTAATAGCAAGATTTCTAAGCATTTGGGAGAAGAAGATTCCAGGATAATAGATATCCAGATGCACTTTTTAGAGGATGAGGTGTTTATTGGTGAAGTAACACAGCTTATAAGTACAGGTATGTCTGCTGTTGAGGCGGTAAAGAAGGTTTTAAAAGAGTATGAAGAAACGCTTTTAAAGAGCGGTGATGAGTATTTCAAAGAGCGTTGTATAGATATAAGGGATATAGGTTACAGGATAATAAGTAATATACTGGGAATAAAAAATGAGTTAGGTTCTTTGGATAAGAATGTCATATTGGTAGCAAATGACCTTACGCCGTCGGACACAGCGCAGCTGGACAAATCAAAAATACTCGGAATAATAACGGATACAGGTGGTTTGACATCACATACAGCTATACTGGCAAGGGCGCTTGGCATACCAGCGATCGTTGGTTTGAAAGATTTTTCATTAAAGGTACATGAAGATGACGAAGTTATTATCGATTCTGAAAATTCTATTGTAATATTGGAGCCGGATGAAGCTACGAAGGCAGAGTACCTGAGGAAAAAACAAGCATACGAAAATAAAAAACAAGAGATATTAGTTCTCAAAGATGTAAAAGCAGTAACAAAAGATGGTGTGCAGGTGACAATCGATGCTAATGTAGGCACTCCAGAAGAAGTTGCAAAAGCACTAGAGTATGGTGCTGAAGGGATAGGCCTTTTAAGGAGTGAGTTTTTGTATATAAATAGATTTGATTTTCCTTCGGAAGATGAACAATTTGAAGCATACAGGTATGTAGTTCAGACAATGAAAGGCAAACCTGTAACTATAAGGACTTTTGATATTGGAGGCGACAAGGATTTTCCATATATAGATTTAAAGAGAGAGAACAATCCGTATCTAGGAATGAGAGGTTTGCGATTTAGTTTGGCAAATATTCCTGTATTCAAAGCACAGCTTAAGGCAATACTGAGAGCCAGTGCATATGGACCGGTTGGCATGATGTTTCCCATGGTTTCGGATGTAAGAGAAGTGATTGCATGTTTAGATATCGTCAACGACGTAAAAAAGGAATTGATTGATGAGAGAAAAGATTTTGATAGGAATGTAAAAATAGGTATAATGATAGAGGTGCCTTCAGCAGCGTTAACTATAGATAGGTTTATAGATTTCGTAGATTTTTTCAGTATTGGCACCAACGATCTCACTCAATATACGTTGGCAGTAGATCGCTCTAATGAGAATGTGGCTGACTATTATATTCCGCTTCATCCATCTGTTCTTAAATTGATCGGCATGGTCCAGGATGTTGTCCAAAAAAGCGGCAAAAAATTGAGTATTTGTGGAGAATTGGCTGCATTTAAAGATGGTATCTTCGCGCTTTTAAAGCAAGGCATAAGGGTATTTAGCATGAGTCCGGTAAGTATTCCTGATGTAAAAAAGTATATAAGTGAAATAACATTGGAGTGA
- the cas1b gene encoding type I-B CRISPR-associated endonuclease Cas1b codes for MKRNYYIMSNGRISRKDNTIYFEGSEGKKAIPINDVESIYIFGEVDFNNRAINFLAQNNVTVHLFNYYGFYTGSFYPREYLLSGFLVVKQVEKYLNNFTRLQIAREFVDAASYNILKNLKYYNRKIDLEDYIERIEVERENISKVNSISELMGTEGRIRDIYYETFNLITNGRFEFDKRVKQPPDNAMNALISFGNSLMYTTVLSEIYNTQLNPTVSYLHEPGERRFSLSLDISEVFKPIIVDRVIFKLINEGMIKEEHFDKDLNMCYLSDKGRAIFLKEYDEKLNTIIHHKDLDRNVSYRRLIRLECYKLIKHITDVKKYEGLKIWW; via the coding sequence ATGAAAAGGAATTATTATATAATGAGTAACGGTCGTATATCACGAAAAGATAATACTATATACTTTGAGGGAAGTGAAGGCAAAAAAGCTATACCTATAAACGATGTGGAGTCCATTTATATTTTCGGCGAAGTAGATTTTAATAACAGGGCTATAAACTTCCTGGCACAAAATAACGTGACAGTTCATCTTTTCAATTATTATGGCTTTTATACCGGCAGCTTTTATCCAAGGGAATATTTGCTCTCGGGTTTTTTGGTGGTTAAACAGGTAGAGAAATACCTCAATAATTTCACACGGCTTCAAATAGCCAGGGAATTTGTAGATGCGGCCAGCTACAATATACTTAAAAATCTTAAATATTATAATCGCAAGATAGATCTAGAGGATTACATAGAAAGAATAGAGGTGGAAAGAGAAAATATATCTAAAGTAAATAGCATAAGCGAATTAATGGGAACTGAAGGCAGAATAAGAGATATATACTATGAAACATTTAATTTAATAACTAATGGTAGATTTGAATTTGATAAAAGAGTTAAACAACCGCCGGATAACGCTATGAATGCATTAATATCTTTCGGCAATTCTCTTATGTACACAACAGTTTTAAGTGAAATTTATAATACGCAGTTAAATCCAACTGTAAGTTATCTCCACGAACCAGGTGAGAGGAGATTTTCTTTGAGTTTAGATATAAGTGAAGTTTTTAAGCCGATAATCGTGGATAGGGTTATATTTAAGTTAATAAATGAAGGCATGATAAAAGAGGAACACTTTGATAAAGACCTCAATATGTGTTATTTAAGTGATAAAGGTAGAGCTATTTTTTTAAAAGAATATGATGAAAAGTTAAATACTATAATCCACCATAAAGACTTAGATAGAAATGTAAGTTATAGAAGGTTGATAAGGCTGGAATGTTATAAGTTGATAAAACATATTACAGACGTAAAAAAATATGAAGGGCTAAAAATTTGGTGGTAA
- a CDS encoding HPr family phosphocarrier protein, translating to MKSAEIIINIPNGFHARPIAEFIALAKEYKSHVELQYMDRKANGRSILSMLALRVPDGGKMKITVEGEDEDIAFDALCQLLKTYNE from the coding sequence ATGAAAAGCGCAGAAATTATAATAAATATACCTAATGGATTTCACGCACGGCCTATTGCTGAATTTATAGCCCTCGCAAAAGAGTATAAATCCCACGTAGAACTTCAATATATGGATAGAAAGGCTAACGGGAGAAGCATACTGAGCATGTTAGCCTTAAGAGTTCCCGATGGCGGAAAGATGAAAATAACAGTAGAAGGCGAGGATGAAGACATCGCCTTTGATGCATTGTGTCAGTTACTAAAAACCTATAATGAATGA
- the cas4 gene encoding CRISPR-associated protein Cas4: MGLFSNEVKITGIEVNYYFYCKRQLWFYTHGLDMEQNSVDVEIGKEIHDESFEREHKEVLIDDTIKLDFVGENAEIHEVKKGKRLDKGDRYQILFYIYYLEKKGIENVRAVVHFPLYKRKEELYLTDEDRKVLEEALAEIKKIRQANKPDPPLNKSACKKCSYYELCLS; this comes from the coding sequence ATGGGGCTTTTCTCTAATGAGGTGAAAATTACCGGTATTGAGGTGAACTATTATTTTTACTGCAAAAGGCAGCTATGGTTTTATACCCATGGCCTGGATATGGAGCAAAATTCTGTGGATGTAGAAATCGGCAAAGAAATTCACGATGAGAGCTTTGAAAGAGAACACAAGGAGGTTTTGATAGATGATACTATAAAGCTGGACTTTGTAGGTGAAAATGCAGAAATTCATGAGGTAAAAAAAGGAAAGAGGTTGGATAAGGGTGATAGGTATCAGATACTATTTTATATTTACTACCTTGAGAAAAAGGGAATAGAAAATGTCCGGGCGGTGGTTCACTTTCCGCTGTATAAGAGGAAAGAGGAATTATATTTGACCGATGAAGATAGGAAGGTATTAGAGGAGGCTCTTGCGGAAATAAAAAAGATAAGGCAAGCCAATAAGCCAGATCCTCCTTTGAACAAGTCTGCCTGCAAAAAGTGTAGTTATTATGAACTTTGCCTGAGTTGA
- the ilvE gene encoding branched-chain-amino-acid transaminase has product MKIYLNGEFVDKQDAKVSVFDHGYLYGDGVFEGIRAYNGVIFRLDEHIDRLYYGAKAIMLDIPLSKEEMKAAVVETVRRNNLYDAYIRLVVSRGEGDLGLDPRKCPRPTIVIIADSIQLYPKELYEKGMKAMTTYMRRNSPAALDPQIKSLNYLNNILAKLEANRCGYAEAIFLNDRGYVAECTGDNIFIVKDGVLITPPVTIAALGGITRKTVIEIAEQIGIKVEEREFTLYNLYNADECFLTGTAAEAIPVVEIDGRVIGDGKPGPITKKILQEFAEIVDKKGTKVYE; this is encoded by the coding sequence TTGAAGATATATTTAAATGGGGAGTTTGTTGATAAGCAAGACGCTAAGGTATCGGTATTTGATCACGGTTATCTCTATGGAGATGGAGTATTCGAGGGTATTAGAGCCTATAACGGTGTTATCTTCAGGCTCGATGAACATATAGATAGATTATACTATGGTGCAAAGGCCATAATGCTGGACATTCCCTTAAGTAAAGAGGAAATGAAAGCAGCTGTTGTAGAGACCGTAAGGCGTAATAATCTTTATGATGCGTACATAAGGCTTGTAGTTTCAAGGGGCGAAGGCGATTTGGGGCTGGACCCGCGCAAATGTCCCAGGCCAACAATTGTTATAATAGCTGACTCCATACAGCTTTATCCGAAAGAATTGTATGAAAAGGGCATGAAGGCTATGACTACATATATGAGGAGGAATTCTCCTGCAGCACTAGATCCTCAGATAAAGTCATTGAATTATCTCAATAACATTTTGGCTAAACTGGAGGCCAATAGGTGCGGTTATGCCGAAGCTATATTTTTGAACGATAGAGGCTATGTAGCGGAATGCACGGGCGACAATATATTTATAGTAAAAGATGGGGTTCTGATAACGCCGCCTGTTACTATAGCAGCTCTGGGTGGCATAACGCGAAAAACCGTTATAGAAATTGCAGAACAGATAGGGATAAAGGTGGAAGAAAGGGAGTTTACCCTTTACAACCTGTATAATGCTGATGAATGCTTCTTGACAGGTACAGCAGCAGAAGCTATACCTGTTGTAGAGATAGATGGAAGGGTGATTGGCGACGGCAAGCCCGGCCCAATAACAAAAAAGATTCTTCAAGAATTTGCAGAGATAGTGGACAAAAAAGGTACAAAAGTATACGAATAA
- a CDS encoding ComEC/Rec2 family competence protein — translation MNIKKWLVFLLSILIILSLSGCMSSDIGHNRDVQDTHFTLEQDTGVQNKNDLIVSFIDVGQGDSILVQAPSGKNMLIDAGVPEAGEKVVSYLKSRGVNNIDILIATHPHSDHIGGLPEVISSFSIGEIYMPKVSNNTYSFEKLLNSIKRKGLRVKTARAGIVLNMGKGIDATMLAPNSAYYEDLNNYSVVIKLRYGNTAFLFTGDSGTVSEREMLKAGYDLSADVMKVGHHGSAYSTSMDFLNAVNPRYAVISVGKNNDYGHPARVTLNKLRAHHVTVYRTDVNGTIIAISNGNNISFHFTKMY, via the coding sequence ATGAACATCAAAAAATGGTTAGTCTTTTTATTATCCATATTGATAATATTGAGTTTGTCTGGATGTATGTCTTCAGATATAGGCCATAACAGAGATGTGCAAGATACCCATTTCACTTTGGAACAAGATACAGGTGTTCAGAATAAAAATGACCTGATAGTGAGTTTTATTGATGTAGGGCAGGGTGATAGTATATTGGTACAGGCACCATCAGGTAAAAATATGCTTATAGATGCAGGAGTACCCGAAGCCGGGGAGAAAGTTGTATCGTATCTTAAAAGCAGGGGGGTGAATAATATAGATATTCTTATAGCCACGCACCCTCATAGTGATCATATAGGTGGACTGCCTGAAGTTATATCGTCGTTTTCCATAGGTGAAATTTACATGCCTAAAGTAAGCAACAATACATATTCGTTTGAAAAATTATTAAATTCAATAAAGCGTAAGGGATTAAGGGTCAAAACCGCTAGAGCTGGAATAGTTTTAAACATGGGAAAAGGCATAGATGCAACCATGCTGGCACCGAATAGTGCCTATTATGAAGATCTCAACAATTATAGTGTTGTAATAAAATTGAGATATGGCAATACTGCTTTTTTATTTACAGGTGACTCTGGAACTGTATCAGAAAGAGAGATGCTGAAAGCAGGGTATGACCTTAGCGCGGATGTCATGAAAGTTGGGCATCATGGAAGCGCATATTCTACTTCCATGGATTTTTTAAATGCTGTAAATCCTCGATATGCTGTTATATCCGTTGGGAAAAATAATGACTATGGACATCCCGCTAGAGTTACATTAAATAAGCTTAGAGCACATCATGTGACAGTTTATCGAACAGATGTGAATGGAACAATTATTGCTATCAGTAATGGAAATAATATCTCTTTTCATTTCACTAAGATGTATTGA
- a CDS encoding RluA family pseudouridine synthase — protein MSQDTFDVYNLQAEAENIRLDAFLSTKIDGVSRSYVKKLIDEGYVKVNGHVVKPSYKVKKGDDISVCIPEPQELKIEPEAIPLDILYEDSDIIVINKPQGMVVHPAPGNYHGTLVNALLYHCGDNLSGINGIIRPGIVHRLDKDTSGVILAAKTNSAHLKLAQQIKNREIKKIYNAIVFGNIKEENNTINAPIGRHPVERKKMAVVEDGRSAVTHYRVLERFGEYTYVEARIETGRTHQVRVHFAYIKHPILGDTTYGPKKQPFNLKGQVLHARLLGFVHPAKNEYMEIEAPLPDYFEELLHKLRRTCGSNNFISGGNGSEGIQGH, from the coding sequence ATGAGCCAGGATACATTTGATGTATATAATTTGCAGGCTGAGGCTGAAAATATAAGACTTGATGCTTTTTTGAGTACAAAAATTGATGGGGTATCGCGTTCATATGTAAAAAAATTGATAGATGAGGGTTATGTGAAGGTAAATGGACATGTAGTTAAGCCGAGTTATAAGGTTAAAAAAGGTGATGATATTTCAGTCTGTATACCAGAGCCCCAAGAATTAAAAATAGAACCTGAGGCTATACCGCTGGATATTTTGTATGAAGATAGTGATATTATTGTTATAAACAAGCCGCAAGGCATGGTGGTACATCCAGCGCCGGGGAATTACCATGGCACGCTTGTTAATGCATTGCTTTACCACTGCGGAGATAATCTGTCAGGTATAAACGGGATTATAAGGCCGGGGATTGTGCACAGGCTTGATAAGGATACATCTGGTGTTATATTGGCAGCTAAGACCAATAGCGCTCATTTAAAATTGGCACAGCAGATAAAAAATAGAGAGATAAAGAAGATATACAATGCCATTGTCTTTGGGAACATAAAGGAAGAAAATAACACTATCAACGCCCCGATTGGAAGACATCCTGTCGAGAGAAAAAAGATGGCCGTAGTAGAGGATGGGAGAAGTGCTGTAACACACTATCGTGTATTAGAGAGATTCGGCGAGTACACATATGTAGAAGCGAGGATCGAGACAGGAAGAACTCATCAGGTGAGGGTACATTTCGCGTATATAAAGCATCCCATATTAGGTGATACCACTTATGGTCCTAAAAAACAGCCCTTTAACTTAAAAGGCCAGGTATTACATGCGAGACTTTTGGGTTTTGTGCATCCTGCTAAAAATGAGTATATGGAAATAGAAGCTCCATTGCCGGATTATTTTGAAGAATTATTGCATAAGCTGCGAAGAACCTGTGGATCAAATAATTTTATAAGTGGGGGTAATGGCAGTGAAGGTATACAGGGGCATTAG